One genomic region from Campylobacter sp. RM5004 encodes:
- a CDS encoding N-acetylmuramoyl-L-alanine amidase: MNKLFLLIFSIALFAGSFDEDLKNFDKNFLVSSKTEQLATHQKLKTIYIKSIISGDLDTKKEVLKRIVLSSNILKLDSSTYQKELEELGINAKKLSFKTNDTKKPIQKPTDTAKVSEKIVQTNNNFYITKIIKEDNKINFNIKGDIDEKSISLSTYNTKEINNKILEFDGILDAKKETFIDKNYEISIVQFNPKRIRIVARSKDEIDIKYNIDNGFNIEVLSKTQNIVNKKEEKPSVKKEEKPANIQSKKTEEIIKSSLKIEEKNQEKAETKGTNNISKVTKTNNGIKFNISYEIENIKTINYGTNQIIEFDGVLLGGRKNYDFKNYSISILQFNPKKTRVVLYTKAQQKLFFNIDDNEVVFSTEELKSSKASFNKANLLITIDAGHGGKDTGANAFGRNEKDITLSVALKLSKALKNKGYKVFLTRNKDIYIGLRDRTKMANDKKSDLFISIHANSIADKSKTDKIYGIETYFLSPARSERSKNAAAIENKSDIEEMNYFSKQTFLNFLNREKIISSNKLAIDIQGGILSSIPKNYLKKDGGVKEAPFWVLVGALMPAVLIEIGYISHPIEGKNIADSKYQDFLVNGIVNGIENYFIKNK; the protein is encoded by the coding sequence ATGAATAAACTCTTTTTGCTAATTTTTAGTATTGCTTTATTTGCTGGAAGCTTTGATGAAGATTTAAAAAATTTTGATAAGAATTTTCTAGTTTCTAGCAAAACAGAGCAATTAGCAACTCATCAAAAACTTAAAACTATTTATATAAAAAGTATAATTTCAGGCGATTTAGATACTAAAAAAGAAGTTTTAAAAAGAATAGTTTTAAGTTCAAATATATTAAAACTTGATTCTTCTACTTATCAAAAAGAATTAGAAGAATTAGGGATTAATGCTAAAAAACTAAGTTTTAAGACAAACGATACCAAAAAGCCTATACAAAAGCCAACCGATACTGCAAAAGTTAGCGAAAAGATAGTTCAAACTAATAATAATTTTTATATTACAAAAATCATTAAAGAAGATAATAAAATTAATTTTAATATTAAAGGTGATATTGATGAAAAATCAATATCTTTAAGCACCTATAATACCAAAGAAATAAACAATAAAATCCTTGAATTTGATGGCATTTTAGATGCTAAAAAAGAAACCTTTATTGATAAAAATTATGAAATAAGTATAGTGCAATTTAATCCGAAAAGAATTAGAATTGTAGCTAGAAGTAAAGATGAAATAGATATAAAATATAATATTGATAATGGATTTAATATAGAAGTTTTATCAAAAACACAAAATATAGTAAATAAAAAAGAAGAAAAACCATCGGTAAAAAAAGAAGAAAAACCAGCAAATATTCAAAGCAAAAAAACTGAAGAAATAATCAAGTCTTCATTAAAAATAGAAGAAAAAAATCAAGAAAAAGCAGAAACAAAAGGCACTAATAACATAAGTAAAGTTACAAAAACAAATAATGGTATTAAATTTAATATAAGCTACGAAATAGAAAATATCAAAACAATAAACTATGGAACAAATCAAATAATTGAGTTTGATGGAGTGTTGTTAGGTGGTAGAAAAAACTATGATTTTAAAAATTATTCTATTAGTATTCTTCAATTTAACCCTAAAAAAACAAGAGTAGTTTTATATACTAAAGCACAGCAAAAGCTATTTTTTAATATTGATGATAATGAAGTTGTTTTTTCTACTGAAGAATTAAAATCAAGTAAAGCGAGTTTTAATAAAGCGAATTTATTAATTACAATTGATGCAGGGCATGGTGGGAAAGATACAGGGGCAAATGCTTTTGGAAGAAATGAAAAAGATATTACCTTATCGGTAGCATTAAAGCTTAGTAAAGCATTGAAAAATAAAGGCTATAAAGTATTTTTAACAAGAAATAAAGATATATATATAGGTCTTCGTGACAGAACAAAAATGGCAAATGATAAAAAGAGTGATTTGTTTATAAGCATACACGCAAACTCAATTGCTGATAAGTCAAAAACAGATAAAATTTACGGCATAGAAACATATTTTCTCTCACCAGCAAGAAGTGAAAGAAGCAAAAATGCTGCAGCTATTGAAAACAAAAGTGATATAGAAGAAATGAATTATTTTTCTAAGCAAACATTTTTAAACTTTTTAAATAGAGAAAAAATAATATCGTCTAATAAACTAGCCATTGATATACAAGGCGGGATTTTAAGTTCAATTCCTAAAAATTATCTTAAAAAAGATGGCGGGGTTAAAGAAGCACCATTTTGGGTGTTAGTTGGAGCTTTAATGCCTGCTGTATTGATTGAGATAGGCTATATTTCTCATCCTATTGAAGGGAAAAATATAGCAGATAGTAAATATCAAGATTTTTTAGTAAATGGTATTGTTAATGGAATAGAAAATTATTTTATTAAGAACAAATAA
- a CDS encoding nitronate monooxygenase family protein: MSLPELKIRNFTLKVPVFQGGMGLGISWDRLAGNVSLNGALGIISSVGTGFYENRAHINKELNGKPYGSENFYSSKGLKAVITNARKICNDAPLGCNIMHASNEYERIVKDACNVGFNAIISGAGLPTNLPEFTKDFPEVALIPIVSSAKALKIICKRWTQRYDRLPDAVVLEGPLSGGHQGFTYEQCLDPNYQLDRLIPEVRAELDEWGNNIPLIAAGGIWNRNDILHAISLGANGVQMGTRFIGTHECDAALEFKQVLLNAKKEDIELLKSPVGYPARGIRTNLQKMIEEGTAPKISCVANCVAPCERGRGAKKVGYCIAERLYDAYSGKVESGLFFTGANGYRLNELISVKELIEKLVNGEDE; encoded by the coding sequence ATGAGCTTACCAGAATTAAAAATAAGAAATTTTACTTTAAAAGTTCCTGTATTTCAAGGTGGAATGGGACTTGGAATTAGTTGGGATAGATTGGCTGGTAATGTTAGTTTAAATGGTGCTTTAGGAATTATTTCTTCAGTTGGAACAGGTTTTTATGAAAATAGAGCTCATATAAATAAAGAGCTAAATGGAAAGCCTTACGGAAGTGAAAACTTTTATTCAAGCAAAGGTTTAAAAGCAGTAATTACTAATGCAAGAAAGATTTGTAATGATGCACCACTGGGCTGCAATATAATGCACGCTTCAAATGAGTATGAAAGAATAGTAAAAGATGCCTGTAATGTAGGCTTTAATGCGATTATTAGCGGTGCAGGACTTCCTACAAATTTACCTGAATTTACAAAGGATTTTCCAGAAGTTGCACTAATTCCTATTGTATCATCAGCAAAAGCACTTAAGATAATTTGCAAAAGATGGACTCAAAGATATGATAGATTACCTGATGCTGTTGTATTAGAAGGACCACTTAGCGGGGGTCATCAAGGCTTTACCTACGAGCAATGCTTAGACCCTAATTATCAATTAGATAGATTAATACCTGAAGTAAGAGCAGAGCTTGATGAATGGGGAAATAATATTCCTTTAATTGCAGCGGGTGGAATTTGGAATAGGAATGATATTTTACATGCAATTAGCTTAGGTGCTAATGGGGTTCAAATGGGAACTCGCTTTATAGGAACTCATGAGTGTGATGCTGCACTAGAGTTTAAACAAGTATTGCTAAATGCTAAAAAAGAAGATATTGAATTATTAAAAAGCCCAGTAGGTTATCCAGCTCGTGGAATTAGAACTAATCTTCAAAAAATGATAGAAGAAGGCACAGCTCCAAAAATATCTTGTGTAGCAAACTGCGTTGCACCATGTGAGCGTGGTAGGGGAGCTAAAAAGGTAGGCTATTGTATAGCTGAAAGACTTTATGATGCTTATAGTGGAAAAGTTGAGAGCGGATTATTCTTTACAGGTGCTAATGGTTATAGATTAAATGAATTAATTAGTGTTAAAGAGTTAATTGAAAAATTAGTTAATGGCGAAGATGAATAA